The Candidatus Caldatribacterium sp. genome includes the window TGGTGCGGTGTGCGGTTCTCTTCCTGGAGACCCTTTCTTTTCCCTCCTCTTCAAGCCCTGCAATGGATATGACCTTCCCCTCCTGGGCGATAACCGACGTTTGGAATGTCCGCTGGATCACAGAAAGCGCAGTGCGTCGCGTCTTCGCCAGGTTTTTCGTCGCAAGGGTGACATCAAGAAGCAGTGTGTTTTCGGCAATCCTGTGAGGACGGACCTTCAGCGTGGTGCCAACGTCTAACCTCTCCACGGACAGAACCTCTCTCTGAGAGCCACTCTGGATTGGGTAGTACACTTCGCCCGTTGTCGATACTTCTCCTTCTTCCCCCTCAAGGACGAGAATTTCTGCTTCAGACCGCACGGTCACCTTGCCCTCTTCCGCAAGGCCCTCAAGGTACGCCTTAAGCGTCTCAAGGCGCGCAAGCGGTCCTCCAAGGTCTACCTCCTGCACTGTGATACTCACCGTGTCTTTGGGGAAGGTGATCCCCAGTTGTTCAAGTTCCTCTTTACGCCCTTCCACCACGAGGGCCCGGACAAGGATATGAGGCTTGGGGGCATCTAAGGCTTTGACCTTTTCAAGGATGGACCTTCGTTTCGGCTCTTCCCCGAGAACAAAAAGCAGGTATTCTCCTCCGGGTACGAGGGCATCGCGGTACTGTGGCAGGGCACGGATGACCTCCTCGGCCTTCACAAAGTGGAGGTCGTAACGCTCCAAAGGGATTCCGTCCCGCAGGAATTCTGTCGAGGAAGGTGTACCGATATAGTAGACGCCGTTTGCCCGGAACCAGGAAACACCGGAGCCCTTGAGGATGAGGGAGAGTGCTTCCTCGAAGCGCACGTGGTCCTTGCGGAGGTTTACTGTTCCCGAAACCGGCTCAAGAAAAACCACTTCCACCCCAGCCTGGAAAGCACAGGTCAGAATGGCCTCCTTCCGCTCCACCCCGGGGCAGAAAAGGTCAATGAACTCCTTGCCACAAACAGGACCGGAGAGAAAAAGCACCGCAATGAGACTAAAAAGAACAAGGGAAACTCTTTTGGAGACCACCTCCTGCCTCCTTCACTGCGCGATGGTCGGCGTGATGAGAATAACGATGTCCTTATCTTCGCTCACCGTCTTGTGGCTCCGGAAGAGACCTCCGATGAGAGGGAGGTCCCCAAAGAAGGGAACCTTGCTCTTTGTGGTCACCTCGATGAGCTGCCGCAGACCCCCAATGACCAGGGTCTCCCCGCTTTTGACCCGTACTGTGGTGCTGACCTTGCGCCTGCTGATGACCGGGAGTTCCTGAATGCCTGAACCCACGACGTTGCTCACCTCGGGGGCAAGGTTGAGAACGACCTCATCCTCGCCGACAATGTACGGTGTCACCCGCATGACGACTCCGGCTGAGATGGTTTCAAGGCTTGTGGTGGGGTAGGCGGTGGTGCCGGTGGTGATGGCGTAGTACTCATCCCGCGTTACGCTGATTTCCCCCGTTTCTCCGTCCAGCACCACAAGACGGGGATTGGAGCGGATTCGGGCTTTCCCCTCCCGCTCGAGGAAGCTCAGCGTGGCCACGATGCGTTCTAAGCGCTGGAATACGCCCCCAATGCTTGCCAGCTCCCCAAACTGTAAGGTGTACCCTCCAGACCTCGTCCCTCCCCACTCTATGCCCAGGTTCTTTGCTTCTTCTCCAGATATCTCCGTCACCACGGCGTCGATGACCACCTGCTTTTGGGGACCATCGATTGTGGCTGCCATGTCCTTGATCTTTTCGATGATTTCCTCCGGTGCGGTTACAACGACAAAGCGAGCCCCTTCTTTGGCTCTGGTGAACTGGGCATAGTACTCCGGGAGGAGCTTGACGAACTCATCGGCAGTCAGACTCCGTAATCCCAGTTTTACCGTCCTCGCCATACTCTTGAAAGCGGGACTGTCCGTGGTCCCGGCACTCACAAGGTAGTAGCCTTCCATCTTCGTGTAGGTGAGGCCCAGGGGAGCAAGTATCATCTCGAGAGCCTTCTCAAGAGGAACCTCATTGAGCTCAAGGCTCACTATGCCCGTCACTGTGTCATCGCAGAGGATGGGCACTCCAACCTGAGTAGCCACATCCTGCAGAACCTCCCGCACATCGGTGTCGATGAAGACGTTCGTCACAAGGGGTGCTACCTCCTCTTCCTCTCCTAAGGCCGGAGAGGACACGGCAAGAAGAAAAACGAAAAGAATCCCTATCAGGTACCTGCGTGTTGAAAGCCGCATTGTGCCTACCCTCCTTTACTCTCTTACCAGGGACAGGAGACAGAGCTCCCCTTGGTACGTGTCGGGCTGGTCGGAAAAGACCGTCTGCACATAGAGGTTGTCAAGGACGATTTCCACTTCCCCTCTGTCAAAGGGGCCAAATTCCAGCCCTTTTTCGAGAGCGATGTATGTGTCCTTCACTTTCCGGAAAATACGGGCGGGAGGGATAAGGCCACCCTTTTCTCCTCGCAACCCTTTGGTGGAGAGGAGGATTTTCCAGGGAGCGGTATTGGATTTCCCGCGAATCACCACCGACCCCTCAAGAGGGTAGAGCCCCGGAGGTCCCTGGACGACGAGGTTCAGGGTACCTTTCTTCTCGGCCTCAAGGAGCACCTTTTCGCGAGCCTCTACCTTCACCTCGAGGGGAAGCGGGGGTTCCCCTGGTCCCCCGTCTTTTGTAACATGCTGGAAGAGGAGTAAGAATTGGTACGTATCGGGTGGGATTCTCCAGTCAGGCTCAAAGAGGAGCTTGACCTCTACCACAGTGTCTTCCCTGAGTGCGCTACCCTCCATGAGTTTGTGGGTTCCCTCCTCAAGGCCCTTCACGGTGCCCCATGGGCCCTCAAGGGAAAAGCATTGCAGGACTTCTTCGTTCTTCTTTGGGGCTTCGGTACTGACGAGGACAGCCCACCGGGAAGATGTACTCCGCAGGACGAGGTGTACCTTTTCCTCATAGGTATTGCCGGGGAGGCACTCGCTCAGGGATACTGTCTGACGGTCAAGGAGAAGGTGAGGGAGAGATTCCTGCGCCCATCCCCCGCATGTTGGAAGGAGCACCCCCAGGAGACACCCAGCACCGAGAAGGCAGATAATGAATTTCCACATAATCTCCCCCTCCTCTTTCCATTGTACAAAAGTGGGGTGATTTTTGGGTATCCTCTTTACGCTTCATTTTCTGGGTCAGAAGTCCCAAAAAAGTTTCTTTTCCAGGACTTTTTGCCCAAGAACAGGTCCTTCTTGTCCTAAGAGTATGTGCATGGTACAATGCCTAAAAAGGTCTGTAGTAGTTTTCGGGGGAGGGGAGCGCATTGGAGGAGGGGTTTCCAGAGCGGGAGTCCTGCTCTTATTGCCTTATTGTCGACGATCACCGGCTCTTTGCCGAATCGCTGAAGCTGGTTTTGGAGCAGAAGTTTCAGTGGTGCAGCTGGGTTATTGCATGTAGCGGCAAAGAGGCGCTCCAGTTCGCTGCCCACGGGAAGGTGCATCTTGCCCTTGTTGACATCCAGCTTCCGGATATGAACGGCATCACCCTCATCCGCAGACTTCTCGAGCTCAATCCCAAAACTCTTGTTGTGGCGCTCACCGTTGATGAATCCCCGGAAACGGTGATTGGAGCCGTGACCTCGGGTGCGTGTGGTTACCTTCTCAAAACATCCTCTGTGGAACGGATGTGCCGGGATCTGGGTGCCATCCTTGAGGGGGATCTCGTCATCGGCACCGAAGTGGTGCCACTTGTCGTTTCCCATCTCAGGAGGTCTGGTCCCTCCCAACGGAGCAATTCTTTGTCCCCCCTTGTCGGGCGTCTCAGTCAGCGGGAACTTGAAGTCCTTGCGCTCGTCGTCCAGGGGAAAGACAATCGCACCATTGCTCGGGAACTCTTCATCAGCGAAAAGACGGTTAAGAACCATGTGAACCGCATCCTGGAAAAGCTTGGCGTTGCCAGCCGGCTCCAGCTCGTCGTCCTGGCTTTCAGGGAAGGTCTCCTCAACGATGACCTCAAGCTCTCCATGAGCTGACTCCAGTTTGTCATTCTTTGACGTACCCGGAGAGAAATCATAGGTCTTTTGGCCTACAGGAATTTTGGTATTTTCCGCCCATATTTTTGGTTCTCTGGTACCTTCCTCTTTCCTCTTAAGAGAATCTATCCTGATACAGGGGAATGATGGTATGCAGCGGAGCTTAGTTTTTTTCTGGGCTTTCTGTATACTCCTTTTGCACAGCGGAGCAGCCTTTGCCGACTCCTGGCAGGAGTGGCCGGGTCCGAGCGTCATCCTCTCTGCTCAGGTGGAGCCCTTCGTGCACATCTCGGTCTCCTCGGAGTACGAGAAGGACGGCAAGCCCCTGGTGCAATTTTTCTGCGACCGGGGTCCGGGAAGGTACGAGGGGAATCCCCTCAAGGTGTGTGTGAGCGCCAACGTGCCCATCAAGATTTACTGCAGCGCCACCGATCTCCAGGGAGAGGCCGGAACCATCCCCGTCACACAGCTTGAGGTCTCCTTCGACGACCCGGAAAAACCCAACGACCCATTCCACCCTCTTTCCAAGGAAGACAAAGAGGTCATGGTGTACAATTCCCCGAAGCCGGTGAGCTTCGAAACCTCGTGCGTCTTCCGCATCGAGATCACCCCGCGCGAGGGAGCAGGACAGTATGAGGGTCAGGCTTTCTTCACCGTGCTCTATAAGCTGTAGCCTCTTCTGGGCCGTACTCCTTCTGGCTTTTGAGGGTGTTGCCTGGGGGAGGCTCTCTCTGAGCGTCTCCCCGCCTCTTGTGGAACTTGCCCTTCCCCCGGGGGGTGTGAAGCGCTTCACCGTGAGCCTCACAAACGAAGGCGAGGTGAATGCCCTGGTCGCGGTGCGCTTCGTGTCCTTCGCCCTCTCCCCGGACGGTGAGGTGGTCTTCCTTGAGGAACCCGACGCCTTTTCCCTGGCTCCCTGGATGAGCACAAAAGGCAAGAACCCGCTCGTCCTCCGGGGAGGGGAGAAGCGGGAGCTCCTCTTTGAGATACGCGTGCCCCACAGAGGGCAGGGGGGACGGTACGGCGCCGTGCTCTTCGAGGCCCTGCCCGCCGAGACCCCTTCGGGAATGGCGGTGGGAATTCGCCTGGGAACCCTGATTCTCGGCACCTTTCCTCATTCTTCGGGGGCCAGAGGAAAGATTGTCGACCTCAGGGTGGAAAAGGGGAGGATAGAGGTAGAGGTGGAGAACGTGGGAGATGTCCACTTTCCGGTGAGTGAGGGCGAGGTGGTGGTAAAGACCGACGTCGGAAGAGTCCTCCGGCGGGTGCATCTTGAGGGGACCGGGCTCCTCCTTCCCGGAGGCAGGCGCCTGCTTCAGGGGGAGCTTGGGGAAGAAGTCCTGCCCGAGGGATGCACCTTTGAGGTCCGGGTTTTCACCCCCCGGAGAAACCGCCGGGTTCTCCTTGACCGGATGGTCGTCTCCAGCCCCGACAAAGGAGGTGGCGGCGAAAGGAAAGACAAGGAAGAGTCACAGGGAGTGGAGTAATCCCGGGGAAAAGAAAAATGAAAAGGAGGGATGAACGTGAAGTACCTGGGGATTCTTGTGGTGGCGGCGCTGGTTCTCTTGGGCAGTGTGGCGATGGCGGATTTAATAGCATATGGTGATTGGGGAGCACTTTATGGAGAGGGTGGGATAAATACGTCAGGTATTCCACATCAGACCTCTCACGAGATTGGTTGTACACTCCAGGTAGTGGTTTACCCATACTTGGTTCTCAAAATCAACCATACCCAGTTCTACTGGCACCTTACACAGGCACTGGGATTGGATGAAGGTGAGAAGGACCAGGATGGAAATGTTTATTACCCCGGTGAAGCTGGTGTAGAGGTAGCAAAGGCAGAATTCATCACGAACTGGCCTGCAATAAACATAGCATGGAGTGGCATCGGTTGGGATGACAATAATGCTCCATCCAACCTGATTCCCCAGTGGAAACTTGTGAGTGGAGATTATTCCTGGGGCTGGTATGACCATAAAAAAGTTAATGATGGTAGCTACATATGGCCGGTCCAAGACTGGTGGCAGCCACCGCAATATCCAACAGGAGACCACTACGAGCTATGGAGCAGGATCAAGATTCCTGCGGGTACAAAGCCAAGTCCCGGTACATACAAGGACGAATTTACCGTTACCCTGAGCATGGCCGAGTTGTCGTCGTAGCCATAAACCCCAGTCCATGAGATGGAGAACAGTTGCCCTAAGCGTTGTTCTGTGGTTTTTCCTGCTTGCGACTGGGAGGGCGCAAGTGCAGGTGACGCTTGCGCCCCTCTTTGTGGAGCTTTCCCTGGCCCCGGGGAAAAGCGAAAGGGCTCTCTTTTCTCTCAGCAATCGGGGTAATCAACCCCTCACGTTTTCCTGCGTTGTTTCGCCGGTCCGTCAGGGAGTGCGGGGAGAGTACCTGCCTGTTGAAGAACCCCATGAATCTCTCCAGTGGGTAAAAACCAGTGTTTCCTCTTTCACCGTAGACCCGGGCAAGCAGAAGGAAATCCCGGTTGAAATCACCATTCCTCCTTCCTTCTCGCCGGGCTCCTACACCTTAGGCCTTGTCCTCACCAACACCCATGCAGGTGGGGAGAAGGTGAACATCAGTGCCCGCCTCATCGGGGTAATCTTCCTCGACGTCCGCCGTCCGGGGGTGGCGCAGACAAGAAGCGGCAGGTACGCCGAAATCGAGCGCTTCGAGGTGAGGCAGGACGAGCGGGGCATCCGCTTCGTTGCCTTCCTGGCCAATCGGGGACGGTACTTCGTGGACGTGGAGGGGCGGGGCAGGGTCGTCGTCGCAGACCGAAATGGGAAGAAAGTCGCCGAGGTCCCCATCGGAGGAGGCAGGGGAAGGGTCATCCCCGGGAACTCCGTCGGTTTCTCGGCACTCCTTGTGGACCCCCTCCCGAGGGGAGAGTACACTGCCCTCATGCAAATCGACTACGGAGGGCTTCGCCCGGCGGGAGCCCGGCTCTCGTTCTCCTGCGAGGGTCTCAAGCTCCTTGAAGGGAAGGCCTTCGTGCAGAAGGACACCGAGGAGAACGTCCCTGTGGTCCTCAGCGTTCCCAGCACCACCGTGGAGACGAAAATCGTCCCCGGTGCCAAGCGTACCCTGAGCATCCCGGTGCGGAACGACTTCCCGCTTCCTGCCACCGTGCGGGCAAAACTCAAGGATGCCTCAAGCGCTGACTCGGCCCGCTGCGCAGAGTTTGCCTCTGTCGACCCGGAGGTCTTCGAACTCCCTCCGTACAGGACAAAGACCGTCCGGCTCAGCGTCAATTTCCCCGCTGTTCTCCCTGCGGGCAACAAGTACCTCCGGGTGGACCTCGTCCCGGAGAGGGCGGGGGAGAAAGAGCTGAGCGAGGAGCTCAAGGAGGCCTCCACAACCTCGGTATTCTTCCTCTTTGACAACGTCCGAGGGGAGAAGAAAAAGGGCCTGGCCCTGAAGGGCGTGAAAGTAGAGCTCCTTCAGGGTGAGAGCGGCTTCTTTCCCCGTTTCCTCATCACCTACCTCAATACCGGCAACGTCCACCTCAATCCTTCCTGCCAGGTGGAGCTCCGGGAAATCCCCAAAAAAGAGCAGGGCGTGGTCCTCGAGCGGGTGGGACCGGTGCTTCAACTCCGCGCCGAGCCTTCAGGGGAACTTGTTCTCCCCGGAGAAGAAGGAACGGTGGTCCTCACCGGAGAACAGAGCCTTGCACCGGGGACCTATACCCTGGCCATCACCCTCCTTGAGGGGGAGGAAGAGCTCCTCCACGAGGAGACCACAATCACCCTCAAGGGCCACTGAAGCAGAGTCCCGCAAGGGTTTCCGGGTATTTCCAAATTGGTGCCGCGTGACGTTTTTTGATGGAAAACGGATGGAATCGCCGCTCCCCTTTCATTCACCCCGAGGATTGTGGCAAAACCCAGTGAGCAGGGTGCAGGGGGCGGCACGACTTCCAGGGGTGACCAGGGACAAGAGGCTGCTTTGGAGATGAAGTGGTGCACGATGGACCAGGAAGGACTCAACAGGGTCTTGCGAAACCTTGCTGAGAGGTACGCTCATTTGGCTGGAGAATATCTCGACGAGAACCTTGTTTCCGTTGTTCTTTTTGGCTCGGTTGCCAGGGGTGAGGCTACGCAGAAATCGGACATTGACCTACTCATCGTTTGCAGGGATTTGCCCAAAGGGATGTTCAAACGCCATGCCTTCCTTGAGCCCATAAGAGAGCAACTCCAAAATGAGCTCGAGGAACTCTGGAAACAGGGGATTTACGCAGACTTTACCGAGCTCGTTTACACAAAGGATGAAGCTGACAGGTTCCACTGGATTTACCTTGACATGATCGAGGACGCAGTACTGCTCTACGACAGGGAAGATTTCCTGCTTGGAGTTTTTGAAAGGTTGCGAAAACGGTTGGATGAACTCGGGGCACAGAGGAAGACACTGGGCAAAATTCGCTACTATGACCTCAAACCCGACTTGAGGGCAGGAGAGGTGATAGAGCTTTGAGTTGGTTTAAAGAAGCGTATTCCAGGAGAAATCGGTCGAGAAAACCCTGAGAAATCTGGTGGTAGAAAAGGACTCGAATCCCCCTTGCTTTTTGACAGGTGCCCTTGCCGGATTCCATTGCGCCATGTGAAAGGACGGAGGGCCCTTCTTGCCTTGTGGCTACTGATTACTG containing:
- a CDS encoding nucleotidyltransferase domain-containing protein, whose amino-acid sequence is MKWCTMDQEGLNRVLRNLAERYAHLAGEYLDENLVSVVLFGSVARGEATQKSDIDLLIVCRDLPKGMFKRHAFLEPIREQLQNELEELWKQGIYADFTELVYTKDEADRFHWIYLDMIEDAVLLYDREDFLLGVFERLRKRLDELGAQRKTLGKIRYYDLKPDLRAGEVIEL
- a CDS encoding response regulator transcription factor — protein: MEEGFPERESCSYCLIVDDHRLFAESLKLVLEQKFQWCSWVIACSGKEALQFAAHGKVHLALVDIQLPDMNGITLIRRLLELNPKTLVVALTVDESPETVIGAVTSGACGYLLKTSSVERMCRDLGAILEGDLVIGTEVVPLVVSHLRRSGPSQRSNSLSPLVGRLSQRELEVLALVVQGKDNRTIARELFISEKTVKNHVNRILEKLGVASRLQLVVLAFREGLLNDDLKLSMS